Proteins encoded in a region of the Bacteroidales bacterium genome:
- the thrA gene encoding bifunctional aspartate kinase/homoserine dehydrogenase I, which translates to MKVLKFGGTSVGTVESIKCVKKIVEARGDESIVVVSALGGITDKLIECAKTASTGNLNYTQIMDIIASRHFDQIAGAVAPDKQESVRRDVAAMLDELGNIMRGVSLIKDLSEKTLNTILSYGERLSSRIISDIIEDAVWFDSREFIKTKTQFGKHIVDFDLTSKLIKEKFAKLPKVSLVPGFISSDMNTNDVTNLGRGGSDYTAAILASELGADMLEIWTDVDGFMTADPRTIKTSYVIKHLSFVEAMELCNFGAKVIYPPTIYPVYHKNIPIVIKNTFNPEAPGTLITEQIPDGESKPIKGISSINDTCLITVSGLGMVGIIGINSRIFNALAKSGISVFMVSQASSENNTSFAVKNADADLAVAVLNKEFEQEIAMGEISEAQAERDLATVAIVGENMKHTPGIAGKLFNILGRNGISVIACAQGASETNISFVIEHNSLRKALNVIHDSFFLSDAQELNLFVTGVGTVGHDLLEQIRLQQPKLLKDKSLKLNICGIANSRKCIFSRDGLSLENYIEELENSTLAASPEVIRDEIIKMNIFNSVFVDCTASEAVAGIYRDLLEHNVSVVAANKVSASSPYANYAALKETARRRDVKYLFETNVGAGLPIISTINGLMNSGDKILRIEAVVSGTLNYIFSTLSEDVPLSKAIRMAKDAGYSEPDPRLDLNGQDVLRKLVILARESGYAVEQADVEKELFIPDEMFAGSLEDFWRDIPKLDAKFEARRREVAAQGRRLRFIATLDNGKMHIGLRAVDQRHPFYQLEGSNNIILITTERYKEYPMIIKGYGAGASVTAAGVFADIISIANIR; encoded by the coding sequence ATGAAAGTATTAAAATTTGGAGGAACATCAGTAGGCACAGTTGAGAGTATCAAGTGTGTAAAAAAGATTGTGGAGGCTCGCGGGGATGAGAGCATAGTAGTAGTATCAGCATTAGGAGGCATAACCGATAAACTTATCGAGTGTGCCAAAACTGCATCTACGGGCAATCTTAACTACACGCAAATAATGGATATTATAGCCTCTCGCCACTTCGACCAAATAGCAGGAGCAGTTGCACCTGACAAGCAGGAGTCGGTAAGACGCGATGTTGCGGCAATGCTTGACGAACTCGGAAACATTATGCGAGGAGTATCGTTGATAAAAGACCTGTCAGAAAAGACGCTAAACACCATATTGAGTTACGGAGAGAGATTATCATCGCGAATAATAAGCGATATAATTGAAGATGCTGTTTGGTTTGACTCTCGCGAGTTTATAAAAACAAAAACTCAGTTTGGTAAACATATAGTTGATTTTGACCTGACAAGCAAACTAATAAAAGAGAAGTTTGCCAAATTGCCAAAAGTCTCGCTTGTGCCGGGATTTATATCAAGTGATATGAACACCAACGATGTAACAAATCTCGGTCGTGGAGGTTCAGACTATACCGCAGCAATATTGGCATCGGAGTTGGGAGCAGATATGCTTGAGATTTGGACCGATGTTGACGGCTTTATGACAGCCGATCCTCGTACCATAAAAACATCGTATGTGATTAAGCACCTCTCATTTGTAGAGGCTATGGAGTTGTGTAACTTTGGAGCAAAAGTGATATACCCACCAACAATATATCCCGTATATCACAAAAATATACCCATAGTAATTAAAAATACCTTCAACCCTGAAGCACCAGGAACACTCATAACAGAGCAGATACCTGACGGAGAGTCGAAACCCATTAAGGGAATATCATCAATCAACGACACCTGTTTGATTACAGTATCGGGATTGGGAATGGTAGGTATCATAGGAATTAACTCCCGCATATTCAACGCACTTGCAAAGTCGGGAATAAGTGTATTTATGGTATCTCAAGCATCATCGGAGAACAACACCTCGTTTGCTGTTAAAAATGCCGATGCCGATTTAGCCGTAGCAGTGTTAAATAAAGAGTTTGAGCAAGAGATAGCAATGGGCGAGATAAGCGAAGCACAAGCAGAGCGCGACCTTGCAACAGTAGCAATTGTGGGTGAGAATATGAAACACACTCCAGGTATTGCAGGAAAACTCTTTAATATACTTGGTCGTAATGGTATAAGCGTAATAGCGTGTGCGCAAGGAGCATCAGAGACAAACATATCGTTTGTAATAGAGCATAACAGCCTACGTAAAGCATTGAACGTAATACACGACTCATTCTTCCTTTCTGATGCACAAGAGTTGAACCTCTTTGTAACAGGAGTGGGAACAGTGGGGCATGACCTATTAGAGCAGATACGTCTACAACAACCCAAGTTGTTAAAGGATAAATCGTTAAAGTTGAATATCTGCGGAATAGCAAACTCTCGCAAATGTATATTCTCTCGCGATGGTTTATCGTTAGAGAACTACATCGAGGAGTTAGAGAACTCAACACTTGCAGCATCGCCTGAGGTAATACGCGATGAGATAATAAAGATGAATATCTTTAACTCGGTATTTGTCGATTGCACAGCAAGTGAAGCCGTAGCAGGAATATATCGCGACCTATTGGAGCATAACGTGTCGGTGGTGGCAGCCAACAAAGTATCTGCATCATCGCCATACGCTAATTATGCAGCACTAAAAGAGACTGCACGCCGTAGAGATGTAAAATACCTGTTTGAGACAAACGTAGGAGCAGGACTCCCAATCATCAGTACCATAAACGGACTAATGAATAGTGGCGACAAGATATTACGCATTGAGGCAGTAGTATCTGGAACACTAAACTATATATTCAGCACGTTGAGCGAAGATGTGCCATTGAGCAAAGCCATAAGAATGGCAAAAGATGCGGGATATAGCGAACCTGATCCACGACTCGACCTTAACGGACAAGACGTATTACGCAAATTGGTAATCCTTGCACGTGAATCGGGCTATGCTGTTGAACAAGCAGATGTTGAGAAGGAGTTGTTCATCCCGGATGAGATGTTCGCCGGTTCACTTGAAGACTTCTGGCGTGACATCCCAAAACTTGATGCAAAATTTGAAGCACGTCGCAGAGAGGTGGCAGCACAAGGACGCAGATTGCGTTTTATTGCAACTCTTGACAACGGCAAGATGCACATAGGATTGAGAGCGGTTGACCAACGTCACCCATTCTATCAACTTGAAGGAAGCAATAATATAATACTTATAACCACCGAACGCTACAAAGAGTATCCAATGATAATTAAGGGATACGGAGCTGGAGCATCGGTTACCGCAGCGGGAGTGTTTGCGGATATAATAAGTATTGCAAACATCCGTTAG
- the nhaD gene encoding sodium:proton antiporter NhaD, with amino-acid sequence MEIAIVIVFILGYAAIALEHPLKIDKTASALLLGMLLWTMYAVGVLNGNVFPEVNIHDLVSSHGSIRHHLGEIAEILFFLMGAMTIVELIDVHGGFSVITDKIKTRKKIKLLWILAILTFFMSAVLDNLTTSIVMVMLLRKIISDQKDRWIYASMVIIAANSGGAWSPIGDVTTIMLWVKGNVTTVPIITSLIIPSFLSMAVPVLLASRYLKGELAPISADTECKKECCVTFRERNQIFILGVLALLLVPVFKTLTHLPPFIGVLLTLSLLWVFLELMYNKKCLDKSQEHRVPSILQRIDMATILFFLGILLAVGVLQEVGILKNVANYLTENVGNVYIINIVLGMLSSIVDNVPLVAAAMGMYPIAEVGAVGFDAFCVQDGVFWQFLAYCAGVGGSMLIIGSAAGVVVMGLEKISFGWYLKKISLLALLGYLAGAGWFILQEMIF; translated from the coding sequence ATGGAAATAGCAATTGTAATTGTCTTTATTTTGGGCTATGCGGCTATTGCGTTGGAGCATCCGCTAAAAATAGACAAAACTGCATCTGCTCTACTACTCGGAATGTTGTTGTGGACTATGTATGCAGTAGGAGTGTTGAATGGAAATGTTTTCCCAGAGGTTAATATTCATGACCTTGTAAGTTCACATGGGTCAATACGTCATCATTTGGGAGAGATTGCAGAGATTTTGTTCTTCTTGATGGGAGCAATGACCATTGTTGAACTTATTGATGTTCACGGAGGATTCTCTGTAATTACCGATAAAATCAAAACTCGTAAGAAAATTAAATTACTTTGGATATTGGCAATACTAACATTCTTTATGTCTGCAGTATTGGATAACCTGACAACTTCTATTGTTATGGTGATGTTGTTGCGTAAGATAATTTCAGACCAAAAAGACCGCTGGATTTATGCAAGTATGGTTATTATTGCAGCTAATAGTGGTGGAGCATGGAGTCCCATAGGTGATGTAACAACAATTATGTTATGGGTAAAAGGTAATGTAACAACAGTGCCAATTATAACTTCGTTGATAATACCATCATTCTTATCAATGGCAGTACCTGTATTATTGGCCTCACGATATTTAAAAGGAGAGTTGGCTCCAATCTCAGCCGATACAGAGTGCAAAAAAGAGTGCTGTGTAACATTCCGAGAGCGAAATCAAATATTTATATTGGGAGTATTGGCTCTGTTACTTGTGCCCGTATTTAAAACCCTAACTCACTTGCCTCCATTTATAGGCGTATTATTAACATTGAGTTTGTTGTGGGTATTCTTGGAGTTAATGTATAACAAAAAATGCTTGGACAAATCGCAAGAGCATCGTGTACCCAGCATATTGCAACGCATTGATATGGCAACAATACTCTTCTTCTTAGGAATTTTATTGGCTGTAGGAGTATTGCAAGAGGTTGGTATTTTGAAAAATGTAGCAAACTATCTAACCGAGAATGTAGGTAATGTATATATCATAAATATTGTATTAGGAATGTTATCATCAATTGTGGATAATGTGCCGCTTGTAGCGGCAGCAATGGGTATGTATCCTATTGCAGAAGTAGGAGCAGTAGGATTTGATGCCTTCTGCGTACAAGATGGTGTATTCTGGCAATTCCTTGCGTATTGTGCAGGAGTAGGAGGTAGTATGTTAATTATTGGCTCGGCAGCAGGAGTAGTAGTAATGGGATTAGAGAAAATCAGTTTTGGTTGGTATCTTAAAAAAATATCACTACTTGCATTGTTAGGCTACTTGGCAGGAGCAGGATGGTTTATCCTACAAGAGATGATATTCTAA